The sequence GGGTGCCAACGCTATCCTATACATTATTCCTTTTTGAGACTGGTTGTTACCTGATACctatggtttcatttttgtttattttgttaggTCCAGTGTTACCATAATAGCAGTGCATCTAGTTTATCACCTTGACTCTGGTTCTTAGCaatgctttttcctttctgtatgCATGCTGAATTTCTCTACTCCGTTTGTATTTCGCAAAAAGCTTCCAGTAAAACTTGGAATCTCTATCCAAGTAAGGAACATTGAGAAAGACAACTGTGGCAGGAATTTAAGCATGGCATTGCCTTCTTATGCTAATACTTCCCATGGCCAGTCCACAGTTCTATGAGATTACAGAAGATAACTTACACTAGAGTATTTCAACTTGTATATAGAATCCCTTTATCTTATATCTGCCCTCTCTTTCAGCCCTTTATAATGTCACTATGTTCCCCTTGCAGGAAAGTCTTATCCAAAAGCATCTCTTTTTCTGAGCAATTAATGAAATACAGAATTGTGCATTTACCAATTCAGTcctatttgttttactttgctttttgggggggacatatttaaaatacaagtatTCACCAAAGTTTTAACATAACCAGTTAGCATTTTATCcagtaatataattttaaagtctttGGAGGAAGCAATGCAGTAGGAGATGAAACGAGGTGAGATGTCAGGAGTAGTTGAGAACTAGCAAGGacatcttcctctgtctctgctttaagataaatattttaaaataaatttaatggaCAAAGTTTCTTTCATTCAATTCAGAATTACTGAAATTTaagaatgaaaccagaaaattttccaaatcaAGGATTGCTTTTAACATTCttgccaaaaaagaaattagtcaATTTCTCTTAAAAGTATAGTatcttaggggcgcctgggtagcacagttggttaagcacccaattcatggttttggctcaggtcgtgatctcatgggtcatgagactgagccccacattaggctttGCAGTCAGTGCAGTCGGTTTGAGCtactctccctttgcccctcctcccatgcGCTCAGtctccctctttctttgaaataaataaataaataaatgtaaaaaaactaTACCATCTTAATTTTATGATCATATTTAATATGCTCTTTATTAAGTGATATTAAAATGAGGCTAATCATGAGTACTCTATAGCTCTTGATGGCATTGTGTTTGTTATTGTTTAAGATGAGTAACCAacccatagctttttttttttaacccatagCTTTATCAGTACACTGTATTTATTTAGCTATATGATAACCTTAGAATTTGAGGGCTTTAAAAACTATCTTTAATGTGTACTTAACCAATGAGGCAATTCCTTAAACTAGAAATGGAATGGACCTTCAGCATGGTATATTCTCAAAGGGATTGGATTATTTAAATCAGCAAACACAAGGAAATTTAGTTCTTAGTCATGTCTTTTTCTGCATTTAGTAATCCCTATGTGCTAaaattattttgctcttctttatgCAACTATGCTAGTCTTGCGTTTAAAGAAGAATTacaatttaaagaagaattacaAGTAGTTAGAACTATAAATTTTGTTCATAGATTTATAATCattaaatcactattttttaaaagtgttccaAATGAATACTGAAGCTCACTTTCACATATGACCTAAGATTGGCTTGGATGgctatttacaatttttttcattagagaAGTTTGGGATTCTACCAATGGCTGCCATCTTATCAGAAGGATTTCAGATATTGGATTGTTGGCTTCTTAATAGTCTTgagaatgattaaaatatttttctcttttaatatgaCTGATAAGCTTTATTGCAATTGATAATAGTTGCTATGCAAATTTCCACTGGGTTTTTGCATTTAAGataagaacaggaaaataaaattgagtaaatGAATTAGATTTAGTATGATTTTTATGCTCTAGTCTCTGGAAACCAATTCTGGCATAAAATGAGtataaacaaacagacaaaaataactTGAATTCCTGATTCAGTGGTTTTGTTGGGGGTGggttagaaataaattattttcaaatagtagTGGATATAAAGCAAATGTAAGTTATCCTTCAGGATGGAAACTATGACATTCACTCTGAGCAGACACAATAAttgaaaaagctttaaaatgagCCAAAGATAAATATGCCTTGTATTTCTAGGAGTCAGTACTTGGTAAATTCATtaacatcaaagaaaataaatctttgaataaaCTGATAAATAGCTTGCATATCAGCATTGATTTTAAAGACCATTATGTTGAGGCAGTAACTTAGAAACCTTGCATCTTGAGTTGTTCTCTGCACAGTTGAATTAAATGTTTAGAATAATTTAACATACTGTAAGGATTAAGCAATAGAAACTATAGTGTTAGCAGTGGAGTAAACTTAATAAAAGCCCATTCCAAAATGATCAATTTCTGAAAGTCTAAAAAACACAGCATCACTAGTAACCTACAAATATGGATTTTCGTGTTTATATACATGAATATAGTTGGTCCAGCAGTACATTCTTAGATGTCTATGTCCAAGGTAAAAACTCTTCTTAGGATTCTAAATTGTAAGACAGAAACCACCTTTAAAGAGCTAGTGGTCACACACAAGGAACGTATAAAGAATCAAAAGCCTACAAAGTAAAATATGGACCAATATATGAAGGAATTAGGAGAGAATCAATAGAAGTGGAAAAATAGTATACACACAAACGCACTTCCATTTTGAGCCACAGGATGTCGTTGTTCTCCAAGGAGAGGATtctttaaacagaagaaaattgcGATTATTCACGGACCAGAAAGAATCTCCACTGTTCCGGTGTTTTAAAGACTGTATATATATCTATGTTGTTAAGATCAGTCGGGATCTCAGGAACAAAGGCtcaaaagaaagatctaaaaggACTACCCCTTTCCGCTCATGAAATATTGCTTTATTAACCAGAAGCAAAGCAGGATGTTAGCTTCTGGACCAGGTGGCCAGGGAACCAAGCATTTGCTGCTCTCGGTTCTGCTCCTTGCAGCGTTGGAGGCCGAGAGCGGCCAGGTCCGCTACTCGGTCCCGGAGGAGGCCAAACACGGCACCTTCGTGGGTCGCATCGCCCAggacctggggctggagctggtggAGCTGGTGCCACGCTTGTTCCGGGTGGCGTCCATAGGCCACAGGGACCTTCTGGAGGTAAATCTGCAGAATGGCATTTTGTTTGTGAATTCTCGGATCGACCGCGAGGAGCTGTGTGGGAGGACTCTGGAGTGCAGCATCCACCTGGAGGTGATCGTGGACAGGCCGCTGCAGGTTTTCcatgtggaggtggaggtgaaggACATTAACGACAATCCGCCTGTGTTCCCAGCACCAcgaaaaaaattgtttatttctgaAACTACAGCTCTTGACTCTCATTTTTCACTAGAGGGCGCCTCTGATGCAGACATCGGGGCCAATGCTCTTCTGACTTACAGACTGAGCCCCAATGAGTATTTCTCTCTGGAAGTACCCACCAACGATGATCAGGTAAAACCACTCCAACTAGTGCTAAAAAAACCTTTAGACAGGGAGGTCGCTTCAGAGCTTCTCTTGGTGCTCAAAGCAACTGATGGGGGAAAGCCCGAGCTGACAGGTACCACAGAGTTACACATCACAGTGCTGGATGTAAATGACAACGCCCCAGTGTTTGACAAAGCTGTCGATCGTGTAAAATTATTGGAGAATTCGAGAAACGGTACACTGGTTATTAAACTTAACGCCTCGGATTTGGATGAAGGTTCAAACAGCcatattctttattcctttgcaACTGATGTCTCCTCTAATACAGAAGACTTTTTCCACATAGATTCAGCCAgtggagaaataaaagtaaacggaaaaatagattttgaagaaaccaaattatggaaacttCAAATAGAAGCAGTTGACAAAGGAAATCCCCCGATGTTTGGTCACTGCACGGTCTTGATAGAAATCTTGGATATTAATGATAATGCTCCGGAGTTACTAGTGACGTCACTATCATTGTCTGTTCCAGAGGATGCTACACTAGGGACTGTCATTGCCCTAATCAGTGTAACTGACCGTGACTCTGGCGCCAACGGGCAGGTGACCTGCTCACTCACACCCCAAGTCCCCTTCAAGCTGGTGTCCACCTTCAAGAATTACTATTCGCTGGTGCTGGACAGCGCCCTGGACAGAGAGAGCGTGGCGAACTACGCTCTGGTAGTGACCGCACGCGACGGAGGCTCGCCTTCGCTGTCGGCCACGGCCAGCGTGTCCGTGGAGGTGGCCGACGTGAACGACAACGCGCCGGCATTCGCGCAGCCCGAGTACACGGTGTTCGTGAAGGAGAACAACCCGCCCGGCTGCCACATCTTCACGGTGTCGGCGCGGGACGCGGACGCGCAGGAGAACGCGCTGGTGTCCTACTCGCTGGTGGAGCGGCGCGTGGGCGAGCGCGCGCTGTCGAGCTACGTGTCGGTGCACGCGGAGAGCGGCAAGGTGTACGCGCTGCAGCCGCTGGACCACGAGGAGCTGGAGCTGCTGCAGTTCCAAGTGAGCGCGCGCGACGCGGGCGTGCCTCCCCTGGGCAGCAACGTGACGCTGCAGGTGTTCGTGCTGGACGAGAACGACAACGCGCCCGCGCTGCtgccgctgcccctgcccctgcccctgcccggggcgcgcggcgggggcggcgcgctGAGCGAGCCGGTGTCGCGGGCGGTGGGCGCGGGCCACGTGGTGGCCAAGGTGCGCGCGGTGGACGCGGACTCGGGCTACAACGCGTGGCTGTCGTACGAGCTGCAGCCGGTGGCGGGGGGCGCGCGCAGCCCGTTCCGCGTGGCGCTGTACACGGGCGAGATCAGCACGACGCGCGCCCTGGACGAGGCGGACGCGCCGCGCCAGCGCCTGCTGGTGCTGGTGAAGGACCACGGCGAGCCGGCGCTGACGGCCACGGCCACTGTGCTGCTGTCGCTGGTGGAGAGCGGCCAGGCGCCCAGGCCGTCGTCGCGGGTGttggcgggcggcgcgggcgcgggcgcgggcgcgggcgcgggcgcggcgctgGTGGACGTCAACGTGTACCTGATCGTCGCCATCTGCGCGGTGTCCAGCCTGTTGGTGCTCACGCTGCTGCTGTCCACGGCGCTGCGGTGCTCGGCGCCGCCCAGCGAGGGCGCGTGCGGGCCGGGGAAGCCCACGCTGGTGTGCTCCAGCGCGGTGGGGAGCTGGTCGTACTCGCAGCAGAGGCGGCAGAGGGTGTGCTCTGGGGAGGGCCCGCCCAAGGCCGACCTCATGGCCTTCAGCCCCAGTGTTCCTCCTGCTTCAGGTTCTGGAGATAGTGGAGAACAACAGATTTTCCGGAATGAGGTGAGTACAGTAATTCTGGAATGTATTTAATTCCTGTTGAGGTCAATCGCAGAGTATGTTCAGTGATATTACTGTAAGTTGATTGCTCCAGATACTGGATTTAGTTTCAGCCTTACCTTTGGGATAAGGTGCTTCAGATAAActacatttttccttatttcctagCATAATTTCAGCTTTGCTAATTGCGTGTTGAATCTAGTGCTGCTCTCTTTCAGATTAATtcattgatttccttttttttatttggaagatttatttgatatttgatcATATTTATGTTTCTTCCATTCATGGTACCCATTGTGAGGCTGTATGGAAATATTTTAGGGTAGAGTAAGAAAATTCACtcttctttgtgttttgtgtttaagAGAATCTTCCCATATATGGGGAAATATCGTCCTGCTGCCTGTGTGTCTACCAAGCCACTATTTCAAGGTCTTTGAAATGGCATTGATGTAAATAGCTTAAGCAAACAACCTTGGAATATTTATAAAGTCATTTCCATTTGGTGATGTTGATGGCATTTcacaatataatattgtatactttatttttttttaatattgtatactttaaatacacTTGATGCAAACTCTTTTTTGCCCCAAAGCTATATGCAtgtgaattgttttctttaaagagatcACAGAGAACTTATATTTAGAGCTATAAGCATGTAAATCAACTaatgtgaacatttatttatttatttatttactccagTGTACAAGTTAGAAACACTTTACTGTATTGcatggagaaataaattaatatataatatatttacatgtggTGGAGAACCATGTTATGGATAGGGTAAAGTTAATAGGAGTGCTAAGAAGACATTAgtggcaattttctttttttttctttttcttttttttagtggcAATTTCTAGCCACAAAAAGAGGATGATTTCCATGAAGATGAACATTAGgaaattttctgaaaaggaaaaccatGCCCTAGTTTATCATACTGAAATTCTTTTCATccatatctacaaaataaaataagaacagtcACTAACTATAAATAAACCATTACTATTTGAACTATTTCTGTTTATTAGACATTGTGTGAAGgacttaaaatacataattttatttaacccTTATATCAACTTGTAAACTACATGTCACTatccaaattttatatttttaaaagattttatttatttgagagaaaggatgAGTGAGAGGATGAGCATGAACTGGGGGAGGGATAGGAAacagcagatttcccactgatcagggagcctgacatggggctctgtccTAGGACCCCGGgctcagacctgagctgaaggcagatatttagcTGACTGACGCACCGAGGCGCCCCTCACTATCCAAATGTTAAAGTTGAGCTAAGAGATGGtaagatatttttctcctttgtctaCTGACATCCATCCAGTCCATGATAAAGatgatattcaaatatatatcttttagcCCAGAACCATTCTTTTATTCACTGTAAAGTTTTCTACACTAATTGTTTTCTCTGATCAGGCATAGTTCTGGCTAGGAAAACCAAGCAGAAAGTATATACAGGTGAATCCTCCTTTCCGTTTTGCTTAAGAAAAAACTCCATGATTATCCTCATAGTTAATTTTGTACAGTGGCATAATTGAGATAAGAATTGAGATTTTTatgttaagtgatttttttctcagtagAGTTCATGAACATTATTATCATTTGTCTAATGCCCTCATTGAAATAGGTATTTACATCATTCAATCAGTATATAATGAATAGTTGCCATTGTTAAGGACTGTGTATTCATTGTTTGAAAGTAGTATAAGTAAGAAGAATCatttaatatatgagaaaaacCCAGAAGACTGATCTGCAACATTCTACCAGAACACCAAAACCAAATAACAAATACGAAAATGACCCTGTCCTTTTTATGTTGTGAACAAGGATAATGTTTTGGGCAAATATAAGTGGTAATATGATTCTTTCCAGGGTCCTGGATATCACAAAGGATTCAATAAGTGTTTCCAAAGTTGCTTACTTCAAAAACAGCTTTAAAGCTATATATTCCCCATGAAAtcttttgagtgtgtgtgtggctatTTCAGAATTCAGTCTGCTTCAGTCTTATTGTTGCCTGTGAGATTTGTGCTGACTGGTCAGATGATCTATGATCAAATAACTGTATACTTCAATAAGCTGTGAGAGCAAAGAATAAACATCAATCAATAAGCATATCCTATAATTTTGTTAATACAATGTTGGACGGTACTTCTAacttattgattttaaagaacCTCCTGTGTTTCCAAGAATGGTTTCAagatttgtttctctgttttacaTTTCAATAATATTACTAGTCCTGTTATGCTCTATGATGAGGACTAATAGAATATTAAACCATGCACTCTATTATATGACTAGCAGGACATAcagttaaaactaaaattaaccagattgggggtgcctgggtggctgagtcagctCACTGTCTGGCTTTTGGTTTCATCTGTGGTTGGGATCTTCCCCATCATGGGATCCAGCCTTTTGGGGCCTCCTGTGGAGCCTCTCctggagccctatgttgggctccatgcttgtcATGGAGtcagtttgagattctctccctctatacCTCCCCCTGCACTCTcaagcttaaataaataaatcttttttaaaaagactaaccAGATTTATTTAGTAAAGGTCAGGCACAAAGTTCCTCAGTGTTTCAATCAATTTTACAAAATCAATGTTAATTAATGATATtgatgtggggcgcctgggtggctcagtggttgagcatctgcctttggctcaggttgtgatcctggggtcctggaattaagtcctgcattgagctccccacagtaagcctgcttctccctctgcctatgtctctgcctctctccgtctctctcaggaataaataaataaaatattaaaaaaataacagtattgATGTGAACTTCTTGGCATTAGCTTATTGCCAGATCTCAAGTTTATCCCCAAAGATGAGTTCAAAGATAACACAATCTCTCTTATTTGGACTAGTTGAGATGGTGGTATCTGAAATATCAGAGCCAAAATGCAGAAGATGGGCCATTGGCTTATACAATATATTAAACTCTTTTATGACTTGGTGTTCATCCAGGTGTCCTTTCATATACTCAAAACATACCATATTACTGGAAAGTAATTGCTAAATTAACATCTAGTTTTAATGcagacatataatattatatgtcttGGGCAAACTTTCTGATGTTCATCCCTCTGTCTATCTTTGAGGACTCCATACTGCAGGTAACACCTCAATCCCTAATTTCTGTAATGGAGCATTTGGagatctcttccttccttttcctctaaaataaatctgaCAGGCTTCAGATAGTATGTTAAGTCTACTGTTAGTGTAATCTAATGTTATGTTTTGATTAGAGGACCTTATAACTGATTGTTTCACAGATGCAGAAGATAATTCAGTGTTATAAAAAGTGACAAGTCTGCATAccttaatagttttttaaaaaagattttatttatttattcatgagagggggggtgcgcagagacacaggcagaaggaaaagcaggttccacccagggagcccaatgtaggactggatccccgggacc comes from Canis lupus familiaris isolate Mischka breed German Shepherd chromosome 2, alternate assembly UU_Cfam_GSD_1.0, whole genome shotgun sequence and encodes:
- the LOC119876069 gene encoding protocadherin alpha-10-like, producing the protein MKYCFINQKQSRMLASGPGGQGTKHLLLSVLLLAALEAESGQVRYSVPEEAKHGTFVGRIAQDLGLELVELVPRLFRVASIGHRDLLEVNLQNGILFVNSRIDREELCGRTLECSIHLEVIVDRPLQVFHVEVEVKDINDNPPVFPAPRKKLFISETTALDSHFSLEGASDADIGANALLTYRLSPNEYFSLEVPTNDDQVKPLQLVLKKPLDREVASELLLVLKATDGGKPELTGTTELHITVLDVNDNAPVFDKAVDRVKLLENSRNGTLVIKLNASDLDEGSNSHILYSFATDVSSNTEDFFHIDSASGEIKVNGKIDFEETKLWKLQIEAVDKGNPPMFGHCTVLIEILDINDNAPELLVTSLSLSVPEDATLGTVIALISVTDRDSGANGQVTCSLTPQVPFKLVSTFKNYYSLVLDSALDRESVANYALVVTARDGGSPSLSATASVSVEVADVNDNAPAFAQPEYTVFVKENNPPGCHIFTVSARDADAQENALVSYSLVERRVGERALSSYVSVHAESGKVYALQPLDHEELELLQFQVSARDAGVPPLGSNVTLQVFVLDENDNAPALLPLPLPLPLPGARGGGGALSEPVSRAVGAGHVVAKVRAVDADSGYNAWLSYELQPVAGGARSPFRVALYTGEISTTRALDEADAPRQRLLVLVKDHGEPALTATATVLLSLVESGQAPRPSSRVLAGGAGAGAGAGAGAALVDVNVYLIVAICAVSSLLVLTLLLSTALRCSAPPSEGACGPGKPTLVCSSAVGSWSYSQQRRQRVCSGEGPPKADLMAFSPSVPPASGSGDSGEQQIFRNEVSTVILECI